In the Desulfovibrio desulfuricans genome, one interval contains:
- a CDS encoding MarR family winged helix-turn-helix transcriptional regulator encodes MSYHRYTFDNYSPKRNPLRSIIDIASAIKVVGGRRVADLGITFAQWIVLIRIGSKVGSTAAELCRAIEYDSGSMTRMLDRLEKAGLIYRERSSEDRRVVNLHLTKEGQDLYPRLTPVAISNHNQSLKGFTSDEVETLMGFLDRIVANLKIAE; translated from the coding sequence ATGTCTTACCATCGTTATACGTTCGATAACTACTCTCCCAAGCGCAACCCCTTACGCTCGATCATTGACATCGCCAGCGCGATTAAAGTAGTGGGCGGCCGCCGGGTGGCCGACCTGGGCATTACTTTTGCGCAATGGATTGTTTTAATTCGCATTGGCAGCAAGGTGGGAAGCACTGCTGCCGAGCTATGCCGCGCAATCGAATATGACAGTGGTTCAATGACGCGCATGCTTGACCGGTTGGAGAAAGCCGGTCTGATTTACCGGGAACGCAGTTCTGAAGACCGTAGAGTAGTCAACCTGCATCTGACCAAGGAGGGGCAGGATCTCTATCCCCGGCTGACGCCCGTGGCTATAAGCAATCATAATCAGAGTCTTAAGGGCTTTACCTCCGACGAAGTTGAAACGTTGATGGGCTTCCTTGATCGTATTGTCGCCAATTTAAAAATCGCTGAGTAG
- a CDS encoding efflux transporter outer membrane subunit, with product MRVTFLQVTPLLVVLLSGCANWSGIKPQAKAIDPSTLAIEQSIRDAGKGQPWPAEDWWVGFHDQQLNKLVGEALQGSPALRLAQARLRKAEAIAGISRSLLFPQMGAKASVSDERFTNNGLYPAPLAGEIKTRNNAELVGSYTLDLWGGNEAAYRQALGNAKAAEVDTQAARLELTSAIAKTYVALAGEYDQLDIDHDLLRQKTEIQQLAARLNSAGIGNDIENRQAKAAIASTKAEISASQERIALMKQTLAVLTGASPDRGESIARPSLRLSAPVGLPSEMPAELIGRRPDVVALRWRIEAAGYSIDAAKAQFYPNINLTGFLGFESIGLDKFFRGSSRIYGAGPAITLPIFDAGHLRSNLGQVTAEQDIQVEQYNATVLAALQDVVGQLTSWKGNQAALAEQHVAVQHLSEAYRLAMLRYREGLSNYLTVLSAEGELIDQKRREAISHNRQYTIAVALTHALGGGVVPQQTVTNP from the coding sequence ATGCGCGTCACCTTTCTGCAAGTCACACCGCTTCTTGTCGTTTTGTTATCTGGTTGTGCCAATTGGAGCGGCATCAAGCCGCAAGCCAAGGCCATAGATCCGTCCACTCTGGCCATCGAGCAGAGCATTCGCGATGCTGGCAAGGGGCAGCCGTGGCCTGCTGAGGACTGGTGGGTTGGTTTTCATGATCAACAACTGAACAAACTGGTGGGCGAGGCCTTGCAGGGCAGCCCGGCCTTGCGTTTGGCACAGGCCCGACTGCGCAAGGCCGAAGCCATTGCCGGCATCAGCCGTTCGCTGCTTTTTCCGCAGATGGGTGCCAAAGCTTCGGTCTCAGACGAACGCTTCACCAACAACGGGCTTTATCCGGCTCCTTTGGCTGGAGAAATCAAAACCAGAAACAATGCCGAACTGGTCGGTTCCTATACCCTTGACCTGTGGGGCGGTAACGAGGCCGCCTATCGACAGGCGCTGGGCAATGCCAAAGCCGCAGAGGTGGACACCCAGGCCGCCCGACTGGAGCTGACCAGCGCCATTGCCAAGACCTATGTGGCCCTGGCTGGCGAGTATGATCAGCTGGACATTGACCACGATCTGTTGCGCCAGAAGACTGAAATCCAGCAGCTGGCAGCCAGACTGAATTCAGCCGGAATCGGCAATGACATCGAAAACCGTCAGGCAAAGGCCGCCATCGCCTCAACCAAGGCTGAAATTTCCGCCAGTCAGGAGCGCATTGCCCTGATGAAGCAGACTCTGGCAGTGTTAACCGGCGCTTCGCCTGACCGGGGCGAAAGCATCGCTCGCCCGTCCCTGCGTTTGTCGGCTCCTGTCGGTTTGCCCAGTGAAATGCCTGCCGAGCTTATCGGACGACGGCCTGACGTCGTGGCCCTACGGTGGCGGATCGAGGCGGCGGGGTACAGTATCGACGCCGCCAAGGCGCAATTTTATCCCAATATCAACCTGACCGGCTTCTTGGGTTTTGAGTCCATAGGCCTCGACAAATTTTTCAGGGGTTCCAGCCGCATTTATGGTGCTGGGCCAGCGATCACTTTGCCGATCTTTGATGCCGGTCATCTGCGCAGTAATCTGGGGCAGGTCACTGCCGAGCAGGACATTCAGGTGGAGCAGTATAATGCCACTGTGCTGGCCGCCTTACAGGATGTGGTGGGGCAGCTGACTTCGTGGAAGGGCAACCAGGCGGCCCTGGCTGAACAACATGTGGCCGTCCAGCATCTCAGCGAGGCTTATCGTCTGGCGATGTTGCGCTATCGCGAAGGTCTCAGCAATTATCTCACCGTGCTTTCGGCCGAGGGCGAACTGATCGACCAGAAGCGCAGGGAAGCGATTTCGCACAATCGTCAGTACACCATCGCCGTTGCCTTGACTCATGCTCTTGGCGGCGGCGTGGTGCCGCAGCAGACCGTCACCAATCCATAA